In Porites lutea chromosome 9, jaPorLute2.1, whole genome shotgun sequence, a single window of DNA contains:
- the LOC140947985 gene encoding BTB/POZ domain-containing protein 6-B-like — translation MSVETNWQTARPTIRERAKFMLNNDRLSDVKFIATKSSGETESKQVISAHKFILAIGSPVFEAMFYGELAEGKDTIELPDCDHESLLELFRYMYSDEVNLSGSNVMGVLYLAKKYMVPSLTDKCMEYLKEKLDPSNVFIILPFAQKYEHKTLEDRCWNVIDEQTEAAVNSDGFEMIEKSLLERVIARDNLKIKEVALFQAVVRWASKQCEKQGLVADGKVKRRIIGEKAIKAIRFPSMTMEEFASVVIDTNLLTTEETNGLFKFFAIPRHSAPVEFPKNERRPRIVRCERFGSVKGIWGYGKRIDYLGFTVDRDIKLRGISLFGSENNSYKVTLEVKNADNNTTIVSKSGTYPSNILPSKRHRYHGYEVLFDSAVLLKKNIRYNIEAFIIGPDSERGEKGFDTVKESDVTFTFSKIEGKVDSNGTNHSSGQFPEFLFSV, via the coding sequence ATGTCTGTCGAAACAAACTGGCAAACAGCAAGACCCACCATCAGAGAAAGAGCCAAGTTTATGCTCAACAACGATCGCTTGAGCGATGTCAAGTTTATTGCTACGAAGAGCAGTGGCGAAACTGAAAGTAAGCAAGTGATTTCAGCTCACAAATTCATACTGGCGATTGGTAGTCCTGTGTTTGAAGCCATGTTTTACGGTGAACTGGCTGAGGGTAAGGACACTATTGAACTGCCTGACTGTGATCATGAGAGTCTGTTAGAGTTGTTTCGCTACATGTACAGCGATGAAGTGAATTTAAGCGGAAGTAATGTGATGGGAGTGTTATACTTGGCCAAGAAATATATGGTGCCTTCACTCACTGATAAATGCATGgaatatctgaaagaaaagtTGGATCCTTCGAATGTTTTCATCATCCTGCCATTTGCACAGAAATATGAACATAAAACCCTTGAAGATCGATGCTGGAATGTAATCGACGAACAGACAGAAGCGGCTGTCAATTCGGATGGATTTGAGATGATTGAGAAGTCCTTACTTGAACGAGTAATCGCGAGAGACAATCTAAAGATTAAAGAAGTAGCTTTGTTTCAAGCTGTAGTTCGATGGGCTTCAAAACAATGCGAAAAGCAAGGTTTAGTGGCAGACGGTAAAGTGAAAAGAAGAATTATTGgagaaaaagcaataaaagCAATACGCTTTCCATCAATGACGATGGAAGAGTTTGCCTCTGTCGTCATTGATACAAATTTGTTGACGACAGAAGAAACAAATGGATTGTTTAAGTTTTTTGCAATACCCCGGCACAGTGCTCCCGTCGAATTTCCTAAGAATGAAAGACGGCCTCGCATCGTTCGCTGTGAAAGGTTTGGTTCAGTGAAGGGAATTTGGGGTTATGGAAAACGTATAGACTATCTTGGTTTTACAGTAGATAGAGACATCAAATTACGTGGAATCTCCTTGTTTGGCAGTGAGAACAACAGCTACAAAGTAACATTGGAGGTAAAGAATGCCGATAATAATACCACCATAGTGTCCAAATCAGGAACATATCCTTCAAACATTTTGCCCTCTAAACGCCATCGATATCATGGATATGAAGTTTTGTTTGACTCAGCAGTTCTTTTGAAAAAGAATATTAGGTATAACATCGAAGCTTTTATAATTGGTCCTGACTCTGAAAGAGGAGAAAAGGGATTTGATACTGTGAAGGAGTCGGAtgttacatttacattttcaaaaattgaaggcaaggtAGACTCTAACGGTACAAATCATAGCAGTGGTCAGTTTCctgagtttttgttttctgtttag
- the LOC140947775 gene encoding BTB/POZ domain-containing protein 2-like: protein MSTETNWQTTRPTIRERGKFMLNNDRLSDVKFIATKSNGESESKQVIPAHKFILAIGSPVFEAMFYGELAETKDTIELPDCDNGSLLELFRYMYSDEVNFSGSNVMGVLYLAKKYIVPSLTNKCAEYLKEKLDPSNVFSILPFAQKYEEKALVDRCWMLIENHTEAAVKSEGFETIERSLLEEVVARDNLSIKEVSLFQAVDRWATTQCEKQGLAEEGPIKRRILGEEMIKALRFPVMTGEEFALNVLDTNILTSDEIVTLFKYFTVPTFPRPVAFSESPRGKLTHAGHCIRCCRFPLCSPSWNYNGERSDLLCFSVDKNITLHGLRLFGSENNRYTLTLKVTDTGSRITVVSKSGTYSSKLLHSKHFSYHGFEVMFDSAAVLKSNARYQIEALISGPPSGRGCNGLGRILDTVKESVVTFTFSSVDREDSNCTDVNDGQFPEILFSV from the coding sequence ATGTCTACCGAAACAAACTGGCAAACGACAAGACCCACTATCAGAGAAAGAGGCAAGTTTATGCTCAACAATGATCGCTTGAGCGATGTCAAGTTTATTGCTACAAAGAGCAATGGCGAAAGCGAAAGTAAGCAAGTGATTCCAGCTCACAAATTCATACTGGCGATTGGCAGTCCTGTGTTTGAGGCCATGTTTTACGGCGAACTGGCTGAGACTAAAGACACTATTGAACTGCCTGACTGTGATAACGGGAGTCTGTTGGAGTTGTTTCGCTATATGTACAGCGATGAAGTGAATTTCAGCGGAAGTAATGTGATGGGAGTGTTATACTTGGCCAAGAAATACATTGTGCCTTCACTCACTAACAAATGCGCAgaatatctgaaagaaaagtTGGATCCTTCCAATGTTTTCAGCATCCTGCCATTTGCGCAGAAATATGAAGAAAAAGCCCTGGTGGATCGATGCTGGATGTTGATTGAGAATCATACAGAAGCGGCTGTAAAATCGGAAGGATTTGAGACAATTGAGAGATCCTTACTTGAAGAAGTTGTTGCGAGAGACAATTTGTCGATCAAAGAGGTCTCCTTGTTTCAAGCTGTAGATCGATGGGCAACTACACAATGCGAAAAGCAAGGCTTGGCAGAAGAAGGTCCAATTAAAAGACGAATCCTCGGCGAAGAAATGATAAAAGCCTTGCGCTTCCCGGTTATGACAGGAGAGGAGTTTGCTCTCAACGTCCTTGATACAAACATTCTAACTTCAGATGAAATAGTCACCTTGTTTAAGTACTTTACAGTACCAACCTTTCCCAGGCCTGTCGCGTTTTCTGAGTCTCCGCGGGGGAAATTGACCCATGCTGGACATTGTATACGCTGCTGCAGGTTTCCCTTATGTAGTCCATCGTGGAATTACAATGGAGAGCGCAGTGATTTGCTCTGCTTTTCTGTGGACaaaaacattacattacatGGACTCCGCTTATTTGGCAGTGAAAATAACCGCTACACATTAACACTGAAAGTTACGGATACTGGTAGTAGAATAACTGTAGTATCCAAATCTGGAACATATTCTTCAAAACTTTTGCACTCTAAACACTTCAGTTATCATGGGTTTGAAGTTATGTTCGACTCTGCAGCTGTGTTAAAAAGCAACGCAAGGTATCAGATTGAAGCGTTGATATCAGGTCCTCCGTCTGGAAGAGGATGTAACGGGCTGGGTAGGATCTTGGATACTGTGAAAGAGTCCGTTGTTACGTTTACATTTTCTTCCGTGGATAGGGAAGACAGCAACTGTACAGATGTTAACGATGGTCAATTTCCAGAAATCCTGTTTTCCGTTTAG
- the LOC140947988 gene encoding BTB/POZ domain-containing protein 3-like, whose protein sequence is MFIETTWQTTRPSVTGRVTFLLNNDHLSDVKFVTANSNGESKQVITAHKFILAIGSPVFEAMFYGELAETKDTIQLPDCDYESLLELFRYIYSDEVNLSGSNVMAVLYLAKKYIVPSLANKCMDYLNEKINSLNAFSILPWAQKYEEKSLVDRCWKVIENQTEAAVESEGFETIGRSLLEEVVARDNLSIKEVSLFQAVDRWATTQCEKQGLAEDGPIKRRILGEEMIKALRFPVMTGEEFAVNVVDTNILTSDEVVTLFKYFIVPTSPSPVAFSKTPRGKLTHAADCITSCRFPSCTPTSWNYHGERSDLLCFSVDKTITLHGLRLFGSENNSYTVTLKVTDTDSRTTVVSKSGTYYPKLLHSKRFSYHGFEVMFDSAAVLKDNTSYLVEALISGPWSGKGDNGLGTVKASSVTFTFSSVYREDSNNTNVNGGQFPEILFSQ, encoded by the coding sequence ATGTTCATCGAAACAACCTGGCAAACAACAAGACCCAGTGTAACAGGAAGAGTTACATTTCTGCTCAACAACGATCACTTGAGCGATGTCAAGTTTGTTACTGCAAACAGCAATGGCGAAAGTAAACAAGTGATTACAGCTCACAAATTCATACTGGCGATTGGCAGTCCCGTGTTTGAAGCCATGTTTTACGGTGAGCTGGCGGAGACTAAAGACACTATTCAACTGCCTGACTGTGATTACGAGAGTCTGTTGGAGTTGTTTCGCTACATTTACAGCGATGAAGTAAATTTGAGCGGAAGTAATGTGATGGCAGTGCTATACTTAGCAAAGAAATACATTGTGCCTTCACTCGCCAACAAATGCATGGATTATCTGAATGAAAAGATAAACTCTTTGAATGCTTTCAGCATTCTTCCATGGGCACAAAAATATGAGGAGAAATCGTTGGTCGATCGATGCTGGAAAGTGATTGAGAATCAGACGGAAGCGGCTGTAGAATCGGAAGGATTTGAGACAATTGGCAGATCCTTACTTGAAGAAGTTGTCGCAAGAGACAATTTGTCGATCAAAGAGGTCTCCTTGTTTCAAGCTGTAGATCGATGGGCAACAACACAATGCGAAAAGCAAGGTTTGGCAGAAGATGGTCCAATTAAAAGACGAATCCTCGGCGAAGAAATGATAAAAGCCTTGCGCTTCCCGGTTATGACGGGAGAGGAGTTTGCTGTCAACGTTGTTGATACGAACATTCTAACTTCAGATGAAGTAGTCACCTTGTTTAAGTACTTTATAGTACCAACTTCGCCCAGCCCTGTCGCGTTTTCCAAGACTCCGCGGGGGAAATTGACCCATGCTGCAGATTGCATAACCAGCTGCAGGTTTCCCTCGTGTACTCCGACATCGTGGAATTACCATGGAGAGCGCAGTGATTTGCTCTGTTTTTCTGTAGACAAAACCATTACACTACATGGACTTCGCTTATTTGGCAGTGAAAATAACAGCTACACAGTAACACTGAAAGTTACAGATACTGATAGTAGAACAACTGTAGTATCCAAATCTGGAACATATTATCCAAAACTTTTGCACTCCAAACGTTTTAGTTATCATGGATTTGAAGTGATGTTCGACTCAGCAGCTGTGTTAAAAGACAACACAAGTTATCTTGTTGAAGCGTTGATATCAGGTCCATGGTCTGGAAAAGGAGATAACGGGCTGGGTACTGTGAAAGCGTCCAGtgttacatttacattttcttccgTATACAGGGAAGATAGCAACAATACAAATGTCAACGGTGGTCAATTTCCAGAAATTCTTTTTTCTCAGTAG